One Acinetobacter colistiniresistens DNA segment encodes these proteins:
- a CDS encoding metal-dependent hydrolase: MALANANVEKTYLNRPRALGITVRRLQFNPNKIKRHYFANSPVMSHLLTALSSTFPIGEQYFVNSVRNFRDKVQDPQLQAQIAAFIGQEAMHSKAHTEFNDAWRREDYNLDRFQAWLAKRDDVLRNIHPKLQLALTCAFEHFTAMLGAYILKHPEILSTLDEDAMKLWVWHAIEEIEHRSVAFDVYQAVYGDDRIRRLLMRSVTTGFASLTLYATTRLIWQDKWKSLPKLGGNLFGMYLLSKMLLQLIPEYLSYYQADFHPAKHDYSALVNYWKARMADEYGMASFQEETASKIYS; this comes from the coding sequence ATGGCTCTTGCAAATGCGAATGTGGAAAAAACTTATTTAAATCGCCCCAGAGCTTTGGGGATTACGGTACGACGTTTGCAATTTAATCCAAACAAAATCAAACGTCATTATTTTGCCAATTCTCCGGTGATGTCACACTTACTCACGGCACTGTCGTCAACTTTCCCGATTGGAGAGCAGTATTTTGTCAATAGTGTGCGCAATTTCCGAGACAAAGTGCAAGACCCACAATTACAAGCACAGATTGCAGCATTTATTGGGCAGGAGGCGATGCACTCCAAAGCGCATACCGAGTTTAATGATGCTTGGCGACGCGAGGATTATAATCTTGATCGTTTTCAGGCGTGGCTGGCAAAACGTGATGATGTGCTGCGAAATATTCATCCGAAACTGCAGTTGGCTTTGACCTGTGCCTTTGAGCATTTTACTGCAATGCTCGGTGCTTATATTCTTAAGCATCCTGAAATTCTCAGTACCTTGGATGAGGATGCCATGAAACTGTGGGTCTGGCATGCGATTGAGGAAATTGAGCACCGTTCGGTGGCCTTTGATGTCTATCAGGCGGTGTATGGTGATGACCGTATTCGCCGTTTACTGATGCGCAGTGTGACGACGGGTTTTGCTAGCCTGACGTTGTATGCCACCACACGACTGATCTGGCAGGATAAATGGAAGAGCCTACCGAAATTGGGCGGTAATCTATTTGGCATGTATTTACTCAGTAAAATGTTGCTGCAATTGATTCCTGAATATTTATCTTATTATCAGGCCGATTTTCATCCTGCCAAACATGACTACAGTGCATTGGTGAATTACTGGAAAGCACGTATGGCCGATGAATATGGCATGGCGAGTTTTCAAGAGGAAACTGCATCTAAAATTTATAGTTAA